Proteins from a single region of Primulina tabacum isolate GXHZ01 chromosome 5, ASM2559414v2, whole genome shotgun sequence:
- the LOC142545880 gene encoding U3 small nucleolar RNA-associated protein 5-like: MTRKDKSSKRKSREKDSATANGVGSEAIPSKVIGDKDGVVVMDNLSEPTMGEKLASLKLAEDGEATNQDFVDISRTKPPTVDSVYILLKQALRADDQALLIDCLKRQDEKVISNSLSLLNPSDVITLLRSLLSIVGLRGAVLACALPWLHSLLLQHAASIISQESSLVALNSLYQIIESRTSIYDQALQLSSCLDILYASTVDDGGENIDMVTPVIFEDNDDSDNEGSQDSMETESVLDGGEPQVYSDFSYNEDAGAISD; encoded by the exons ATGACTAGAAAAGATAAATCTTCGAAAAGGAAATCTAGAGAGAAGGACTCAGCTACTGCAAATGGAGTTGGTTCTGAGGCTATTCCTTCTAAAG TTATTGGAGATAAAGATGGTGTGGTGGTGATGGATAATTTGAGTGAACCAACCATGGGTGAAAAACTCGCGAGCCTCAAGTTGGCTGAAGACGGTGAAGCCACTAATCAAGATTTTGTAGATATTTCTCGCACAAAGCCACCTACTGTGGATTCAGTTTACATCTTACTCAAGCAAGCACTTCGTGCTGATGATCAAGCACTTCTTATAGATTGCTTAAAAAGACAGGATGAGAAG GTAATTTCAAATTCACTGTCGCTGTTGAATCCATCAGATGTCATTACGCTTCTACGGTCTCTCCTATCAATTGTTGGGTTGAG GGGTGCTGTGTTGGCTTGTGCTCTTCCATGGCTCCATAGTTTACTGCTTCAGCATGCTGCCAGTATAATTTCCCAGGAATCTTCTCTGGTAGCATTAAACTCGTTATATCAG ATTATAGAGTCCCGAACCTCAATATATGATCAGGCTCTTCAACTCTCAAGTTGCCTGGACATTCTTTATGCATCG ACTGTTGATGATGGAGGAGAAAATATCGATATGGTAACACCTGTTATATTCGAGGACAATGATGACAGTGATAATGAGGGATCTCAAGATTCCATGGAAACAGAAAGTGTTCTAGATGGTGGAGAGCCTCAAGTATATAGTGATTTTAGTTACAATGAAGATGCTGGCGCTATTAGCGATTGA